The Cervus elaphus chromosome 22, mCerEla1.1, whole genome shotgun sequence genome has a window encoding:
- the HDAC10 gene encoding polyamine deacetylase HDAC10 isoform X1 gives MGTALVYHEDMTAARLLWDDPECKIECPERLTTALERLQQQGLEQRCLRLAAREASEAELGLVHSPEYVALLRGTQALGTRELQALSKQYDAVYLHPSTFHCARLAAGAALQLVDAVLTGAVRNGLALVRPPGHHSQRATANGFCVFNNVAIAAKHAQQQHGLRRVLIVDWDVHHGQGIQYIFEDDPSVLYFSWHRYEHGHFWPHLRESDADAVGRGRGLGFTVNLPWNQVGMGNADYVAAFLHVLLPLAFEFDPELVLVSAGFDSAIGDPEGHMLATPECFAHLTQLLQVLAGGRVCAVLEGGYHLESLSQSVCMTVRALLGDPALPLSGPMEPHGSALESLQRVRAAQAPHWVSLQQQGAAPVLSPGTPCPEGRPSLLPPGEPEFKAAVTQAADALSVLLEQLHLHPTPPVRVAAALTVPDAGRALPPGVLCEEGSLPREEAQAWARPREALAQEEALAALGKVLYLLDRILDGQVSSGMAATPAPAAAATLDVAVRYGLSHGAQRLLCVAVGQLDRPPALTDDGRNLWLNIGGKEASAPSMFHVSVPLPVTTGGFLSCALALVLPLAYSFQPDLVLVALGLAHGLRDPQAALLAALLRGPAGGRVLALVDEESTPQLATVLASVLNGEAPPSLGPFSMATPEDTQALMYLRPRLEPRWKMLQVAAPP, from the exons ATGGGGACTGCACTTGTGTACCACGAGGACATGACAGCCGCCCGGCTGCTCTGGGACGA CCCTGAGTGTAAGATCGAGTGTCCTGAGCGCCTGACCACTGCCTTGGAGCGCCTGCAGCAGCAAGGTCTGGAGCAAAGGTGTCTGCGGCTGGCAGCCCGCGAGGCCTCGGAGGCGGAGCTGGGCCTGGTGCACAG CCCCGAGTATGTGGCGCTGTTGCGGGGGACCCAGGCCTTGGGCACCAGGGAGCTCCAGGCCCTGTCCAAGCAGTACGATGCCGTCTACCTCCATCCG AGTACCTTCCACTGTGCCCGGCTGGCCGCAGGGGCTGCGCTGCAGCTGGTGGACGCGGTGCTGACGGGAGCTGTGCGCAACGGGCTCGCCCTGGTGAG gcctcctggacaCCACAGCCAGAGGGCTACTGCCAACGGATTCTGCGTGTTCAACAACGTAGCCATAGCAGCCAAACACGCCCAGCAGCAGCACGGGTTGCGCAG GGTCCTCATCGTTGACTGGGATGTCCATCATGGTCAGGGCATCCAGTATATCTTCGAGGATGACCCCAG CGTCCTTTACTTCTCCTGGCACCGCTACGAGCACGGACACTTCTGGCCGCATCTGCGGGAGTCAGATGCCGATGCTGTCGGACGGGGGCGGGGCCTTGGCTTCACTGTTAACCTGCCCTGGAACCAG GTCGGGATGGGAAATGCCGACTACGTGGCCGCCTTCCTGCACGTGCTGCTGCCCCTGGCCTTTGAG TTCGACCCTGAGCTGGTCCTAGTCTCTGCAGGATTCGACTCAGCCATCGGCGATCCCGAG GGGCACATGCTGGCCACGCCGGAGTGCTTCGCCCACCTCACACAGCTGCTGCAGGTGCTGGCTGGTGGCCGGGTCTGCGCCGTGCTGGAG ggtgGTTACCACCTGGAGTCCCTCTCCCAGTCCGTGTGCATGACGGTGCGAGCGCTGCTGGGTGACCCTGCCCTGCCCTTGTCAGGGCCCATGGAGCCCCATGGCAG CGCCCTGGAGTCCCTCCAGCGTGTGCGGGCAGCCCAGGCCCCTCACTGGGTGAGCCTCCAGCAACAAG GTGCCGCCCCTGTACTGAGCCCCGGcaccccctgcccagaggggaggCCCTCACTGCTGCCACCGGGGGAGCCTGAATTCAAGGCAGCGGTGACTCAGGCCGCTGATGCTCTGAGCGTGCTCCTGGAGCAGCTGCACCTCCACCCCACACCCCCTGTCCGCGTGGCTGCTGCCCTGACTGTGCCAGACGCTGGCCGGGCCCTGCCCCCGGGTGTCCTCTGTGAGGAGGGGTCACTGCCGCGGGAGGAAGCACAGGCCTGGGCCAG GCCACGTGAGGCCCTGGCCCAGGAGGAGGCCCTCGCTGCACTCGGGAAGGTCCTGTACCTCTTGGACAGGATCCTGGATGGGCAG GTGAGCAGTGGCATGGCAGCCACACCAGCCCCTGCTGCAGCTGCCACCCTGGATGTGGCCGTTCGGTATGGCCTGTCCCACGGAGCCCAGAG GCTGCTGTGTGTGGCCGTGGGGCAGCTGGATCGGCCCCCAGCTCTCACCGATGATGG GAGGAATCTATGGCTGAACATTGGGGGCAAGGAGGCAAGTGCCCCGTCCATGTTCCACGTCTCTGTGCCACTGCCAGTG ACAACTGGTGGGTTCCTGAGCTGTGCCCTGGCCCTGGTGCTGCCCCTGGCCTACAGCTTCCAGCCTGACCTGGTGCTGGTGGCGCTGGGGCTGGCCCATGGCCTGCGGGACCCCCAAGCTGCACTCCTGGCTGCACTACTTCGGGGCCCAGCAGGCGGCCGAGTCTTGGCCCTTGTGGATGAG GAATCCACACCCCAGCTTGCGACAGTCCTGGCCAGCGTGCTGAATGGGGAGGCACCCCCCAGCCTGGGCCCCTTCTCCATGGCCACCCCAGAGGACACGCAGGCCCTGATGTACCTGAGACCACGGCTGGAGCCAAGGTGGAAGATGCTGCAGGTGGCTG CGCCTCCTTGA
- the MAPK12 gene encoding mitogen-activated protein kinase 12, giving the protein MSSPSPARKGFYRQEVTKTAWEVRVVYQDLQPVGSGAYGAVCSAVDSRTGAKVAIKKLYRPFQSELFAKRAYRELRLLKHMRHENVIGLLDVFTPDETLDDFTDFYLVMPFMGTDLGKLMKHEKLSEDRVQFLVYQMLKGLKYIHAAGVIHRDLKPGNLAVNEDCELKILDFGLARQADSEMTGYVVTRWYRAPEVILNWMHYTQTVDIWSVGCIMAEMITGKTLFKGNDHLDQLKEIMKVTGTPPAEFVQRLQSDEAKNYMKGLPELEKKDFASILTNASPLAVSLLEKMLVLDAERRVTAAEALAHPYFESLQDTEDEPQAQKYDESFDDVDRTLDEWKRVTYKEVLSFKPPRQLGAKVSKETAL; this is encoded by the exons ATGAGCTCTCCGTCGCCCGCCCGCAAGGGCTTTTATCGCCAGGAGGTGACCAAGACGGCCTGGGAGGTGCGCGTCGTGTACCAGGATCTGCAACCCGTGGGCTCGGGCGCCTACGGCGCCGTGTG CTCGGCGGTGGACAGCCGCACGGGCGCCAAGGTTGCCATCAAGAAGCTGTACCGGCCCTTTCAGTCCGAGCTGTTCGCCAAGCGCGCCTACCGCGAGCTTCGTCTGCTGAAGCACATGCGCCACGAGAAC GTGATTGGGCTGCTGGACGTGTTCACGCCCGACGAGACGCTGGATGACTTCACGGACTT TTACCTGGTGATGCCGTTCATGGGCACCGACCTGGGAAAGCTCATGAAGCATGAGAAGCTGAGTGAGGACCGAGTGCAGTTCCTTGTCTACCAGATGCTCAAGGGGCTGAAG TACATCCACGCTGCTGGCGTCATCCATAGG GACCTGAAGCCCGGCAACCTGGCGGTGAACGAGGACTGTGAGCTGAAG ATCCTGGACTTCGGCCTGGCCCGGCAGGCAGACAGCGAGATGACCGGGTACGTGGTGACCAGGTGGTACCGGGCGCCCGAGGTCATCTTGAACTGGATGCACTACACGCAGACGG TGGACATCTGGTCCGTGGGCTGCATCATGGCCGAGATGATCACGGGGAAGACGCTCTTCAAAGGCAACGACC ACCTGGACCAGCTGAAGGAGATCATGAAGGTGACGGGGACGCCTCCAGCGGAGTTTGTGCAGAGGCTGCAAAGTGACGAG GCCAAGAACTACATGAAGGGCCTCCCTGAGCTGGAGAAGAAGGATTTTGCCTCCATCCTGACCAACGCGAGCCCCCTGG CCGTGAGCCTCCTGGAGAAGATGCTGGTGCTGGATGCGGAGCGGCGGGTGACGGCGGCCGAGGCGCTGGCCCACCCCTACTTCGAGTCGCTGCAGGACACGGAGGACGAGCCCCAGGCCCAGAAGTACGACGAGTCCTTCGATGACGTGGACCGCACGCTGGACGAGTGGAAGC GTGTCACATATAAAGAGGTGCTCAGCTTCAAGCCTCCCCGGCAGCTGGGGGCCAAGGTCTCCAAGGAGACAGCCTTGTGA
- the HDAC10 gene encoding polyamine deacetylase HDAC10 isoform X2 encodes MGTALVYHEDMTAARLLWDDPECKIECPERLTTALERLQQQGLEQRCLRLAAREASEAELGLVHSPEYVALLRGTQALGTRELQALSKQYDAVYLHPSTFHCARLAAGAALQLVDAVLTGAVRNGLALVRPPGHHSQRATANGFCVFNNVAIAAKHAQQQHGLRRVLIVDWDVHHGQGIQYIFEDDPSVLYFSWHRYEHGHFWPHLRESDADAVGRGRGLGFTVNLPWNQVGMGNADYVAAFLHVLLPLAFEFDPELVLVSAGFDSAIGDPEGGYHLESLSQSVCMTVRALLGDPALPLSGPMEPHGSALESLQRVRAAQAPHWVSLQQQGAAPVLSPGTPCPEGRPSLLPPGEPEFKAAVTQAADALSVLLEQLHLHPTPPVRVAAALTVPDAGRALPPGVLCEEGSLPREEAQAWARPREALAQEEALAALGKVLYLLDRILDGQVSSGMAATPAPAAAATLDVAVRYGLSHGAQRLLCVAVGQLDRPPALTDDGRNLWLNIGGKEASAPSMFHVSVPLPVTTGGFLSCALALVLPLAYSFQPDLVLVALGLAHGLRDPQAALLAALLRGPAGGRVLALVDEESTPQLATVLASVLNGEAPPSLGPFSMATPEDTQALMYLRPRLEPRWKMLQVAAPP; translated from the exons ATGGGGACTGCACTTGTGTACCACGAGGACATGACAGCCGCCCGGCTGCTCTGGGACGA CCCTGAGTGTAAGATCGAGTGTCCTGAGCGCCTGACCACTGCCTTGGAGCGCCTGCAGCAGCAAGGTCTGGAGCAAAGGTGTCTGCGGCTGGCAGCCCGCGAGGCCTCGGAGGCGGAGCTGGGCCTGGTGCACAG CCCCGAGTATGTGGCGCTGTTGCGGGGGACCCAGGCCTTGGGCACCAGGGAGCTCCAGGCCCTGTCCAAGCAGTACGATGCCGTCTACCTCCATCCG AGTACCTTCCACTGTGCCCGGCTGGCCGCAGGGGCTGCGCTGCAGCTGGTGGACGCGGTGCTGACGGGAGCTGTGCGCAACGGGCTCGCCCTGGTGAG gcctcctggacaCCACAGCCAGAGGGCTACTGCCAACGGATTCTGCGTGTTCAACAACGTAGCCATAGCAGCCAAACACGCCCAGCAGCAGCACGGGTTGCGCAG GGTCCTCATCGTTGACTGGGATGTCCATCATGGTCAGGGCATCCAGTATATCTTCGAGGATGACCCCAG CGTCCTTTACTTCTCCTGGCACCGCTACGAGCACGGACACTTCTGGCCGCATCTGCGGGAGTCAGATGCCGATGCTGTCGGACGGGGGCGGGGCCTTGGCTTCACTGTTAACCTGCCCTGGAACCAG GTCGGGATGGGAAATGCCGACTACGTGGCCGCCTTCCTGCACGTGCTGCTGCCCCTGGCCTTTGAG TTCGACCCTGAGCTGGTCCTAGTCTCTGCAGGATTCGACTCAGCCATCGGCGATCCCGAG ggtgGTTACCACCTGGAGTCCCTCTCCCAGTCCGTGTGCATGACGGTGCGAGCGCTGCTGGGTGACCCTGCCCTGCCCTTGTCAGGGCCCATGGAGCCCCATGGCAG CGCCCTGGAGTCCCTCCAGCGTGTGCGGGCAGCCCAGGCCCCTCACTGGGTGAGCCTCCAGCAACAAG GTGCCGCCCCTGTACTGAGCCCCGGcaccccctgcccagaggggaggCCCTCACTGCTGCCACCGGGGGAGCCTGAATTCAAGGCAGCGGTGACTCAGGCCGCTGATGCTCTGAGCGTGCTCCTGGAGCAGCTGCACCTCCACCCCACACCCCCTGTCCGCGTGGCTGCTGCCCTGACTGTGCCAGACGCTGGCCGGGCCCTGCCCCCGGGTGTCCTCTGTGAGGAGGGGTCACTGCCGCGGGAGGAAGCACAGGCCTGGGCCAG GCCACGTGAGGCCCTGGCCCAGGAGGAGGCCCTCGCTGCACTCGGGAAGGTCCTGTACCTCTTGGACAGGATCCTGGATGGGCAG GTGAGCAGTGGCATGGCAGCCACACCAGCCCCTGCTGCAGCTGCCACCCTGGATGTGGCCGTTCGGTATGGCCTGTCCCACGGAGCCCAGAG GCTGCTGTGTGTGGCCGTGGGGCAGCTGGATCGGCCCCCAGCTCTCACCGATGATGG GAGGAATCTATGGCTGAACATTGGGGGCAAGGAGGCAAGTGCCCCGTCCATGTTCCACGTCTCTGTGCCACTGCCAGTG ACAACTGGTGGGTTCCTGAGCTGTGCCCTGGCCCTGGTGCTGCCCCTGGCCTACAGCTTCCAGCCTGACCTGGTGCTGGTGGCGCTGGGGCTGGCCCATGGCCTGCGGGACCCCCAAGCTGCACTCCTGGCTGCACTACTTCGGGGCCCAGCAGGCGGCCGAGTCTTGGCCCTTGTGGATGAG GAATCCACACCCCAGCTTGCGACAGTCCTGGCCAGCGTGCTGAATGGGGAGGCACCCCCCAGCCTGGGCCCCTTCTCCATGGCCACCCCAGAGGACACGCAGGCCCTGATGTACCTGAGACCACGGCTGGAGCCAAGGTGGAAGATGCTGCAGGTGGCTG CGCCTCCTTGA